The genomic region AGAGGTTGTGGGAGATCGTAATCTATGGCAGTCTTAAGCAAGACCAACTGAATATCTTTAGGGATTGTTgcaaaattataattaaaagatAAGATGCTCAAATGAATATCTAGTAGCGTCCAACGAAGAAACTCATTTAAAGACACACTTTAGCATTTTTCCAAATAATCAAGAAATTTTTTCCAGTATTCGAGTTCATAACGATTCACTTTTGTTTTAGCTCCTTCAGTTGCTCTCACTCAATCAGTGTATACACTCTAACAGAAACACCATTAACATATGAATATATCTTCAATTCAATCGACTTCATAAAAGGATAGGGACAATGATTTAGGGACAATAAACTTGTAACAACGAAATGTGTTAAGCTAACCTTCTTCATACCCGGTGTAGGGACTATGGAAATTGCAACCTGAGTTTCATGGACAGCCAGCAGATGAACCTGATCTGGCAGGAATTGAACTCGAGTTGGAGCATTAAAGTTCAGAGTTCGTCCAATAGGCATTTTCAAGAATAAAGTAGCTTTCTTTTCCCATACGTCAATGCTCCAAATACATATCTGCAAAGTGACGTATATAATTAATGTGAATCTTCATTTCATTCCAGGGAAATACTGCATTATTTTAAAAAATCGGTGAGAAAGTTAGAAACTACAACAGAGGAGTCAGGTTCATAGTAATcgaatacaaaaaaaaaagatggatCAACCAGAGACAGAGCCAACAAAAGTCAACAACGACTGAACCCACGACATATAACCCACATAAATAGCGAGATATTACTTTTTAATTTAAAGAGCAAAAGATtaaaaaacagggaaaaaataCAACAGATGATTCATTCATTACTGCCTGAAAATCACAATCAAACCAGTGATACTGAACCACAGAACTAAACAAACTCATGAATGCATTGAATGAGAAGAAATCTTATCACAAATGAAAACCATGGAAAGTTGCAACTTGCAGTTCACAAGCAGGAGTCGTATACTTCCCTTATCACTTACACCTCAAAAAGATTGATTGATCACCTTTCCATGTATAATTATCCGGATTAAAATAAGCAAATTAGAAGGGGACAATCAGGAATGCAACATTTCTTTTAAGCATATAGGGACACTTATGATGGTTTACTTTTTGTAGTTACACAATTATACATAAAAATGAGTCAACATCAAAGATTCATAAGTGGCTAATCACTTTTAACGGAGTCCAACTTCTATGGCAGTTGGCACGGCCATGGTACAAAAAGGCCTTATAGAAAAAGGGTGATATTTTGGTCATGACACATGTATTTGTGAAAAAAAAGAGGTTAGGACAGAGCAAAAACAACTACCATGAGAAATCTGCTCCAAAATCAGATTTTGTGAAGTGAACAAATAAAAACTTGGTAAAACAAAATTACGGCCGCAGCAGCTGTGATATCGACATCCTGATACCGTGACCGCTACCAGACTCCAACTTGTTTAGCATAGTCATATGACTCATATCAAGAGCACAAGTGTCACACTATGTAAAATTTGAGGCCTTGCTTTCAAACTCAATTTCTCATACAGAGTCACTTGAAGGTTTGTTAATAAAAAGAAAATTGTTACACGACTATTCAGACATAGTGACATACCTGTAAATTGGCACTCGATGAAACAAGAACATTTAGAACATTAGAAAAGGCAAGACCAGTAACTCTCTTTTCGTGACCTTTGAGCTCGCTTGTAACCTGATCAAgaaataaagatttcttcttgATGCATTCCTAAGTTCAGCCAATTGGCATTGAGAATTTTAGAAATGTCTTAAAGGAAGCACCTTTTTCAATCGAACATTGTATATTTGTATTGTTGAGTCATCCATGCCTATTGCAAAAATATTAATGTCTCGAGGATGGTAGGCAAGAGAGGTTGCTGTAGGTGGTGGAGGCATGAACGTTGCCAGTGTCTAGTACAAACATGACTGAATTAATTTAAGCCTCATTTATAATTGCTACACAAAATCCAGAAAAGTACTAGAGACCTTAAACGTCCTCATACTGATGATAGATATTTCTCCTCCTGAAGTAGACATCAAATAGCCATTATTTTTAGAAAGGACAAAGCATGAAGCGAAGTCCTCTGGGTTTAGTCGTTCTGTATCATTGGTCATTAGAACTCCATTAGGCAGCATCATTAGTTGTGGAGCAACATCAGAAGTTGCCTAGTAGAATGCCAACACAGATAGTTAATATTGAGACAAGAAGTACAATTTTTTACGTTCATAATGAATTAAATTGCTACCTTTCTAGTAGCATTGCAATCATTACTCTGCCATTTCCAAAGCTTGTGGTTAGCATTGTTGGTTAAGGCTAGTAAAGCATCTCCAGAAGTTAAGTACATCAGTCTCGTTATCTGCAATACGTATGATAATATGATGGTTAATTAGCCTAACCAGTGTCAGTTAAAGCAATACAATGTGGCTAAAATTGAATGATTAAGAACCACCAAAGTAGAGTACTCTCTAGGTTATAAAACTGAAGCATTCTAGATAGATAATAATAAATGACTCAGCCAATGCACCCAAGACAACAGAAACATCAACCATACTCAAGCCAAATACAAATTGTGTTCACCCGCCGGCTATGTTACTTTGACTCTTCGATTTTCAGACTGTACCCAGGTCGACACGACAACATCAATATGGAAATAGATTCCGTACTTGACACTTATTAGTCCAATACTTTCCCGAGAAAAGCTGGACTAGTGAGGCTCGCAGCACAAAAGTAGAGGAAGAGAGACATATACCTGTGTCCAACACTCGTACCCAAGCCCCAGTAACATACATAGTTTACCAGTATGAGAGATCTTAGAAGATAATACTTCCTTAATCCTTAATAGAAGATGCAACTCTACAACGAGGATATTACTTAGCAGTTAGCatataataaaataactaaataagGAAAGATCAAATATATTCTTATATTCATAAATATTTAGGACTTAGGAGCAAATATCTTGGTTGGGTCGTCTATGGTTAACGTATGTATGGAGTATTAATGGTATATATATATGTCGGGAGAAGGACTAATGACATACACGAACATGTAGAATGTATTAGATGTATGTGTGTATCTTTAAATTATTCTAGACTAAATGCATTGAAGTTTGCTCCTATGTGAAAAGGAATTTAAGATGTGCTGCACTGGAGAGATACAGTCACAGCCCAGTGTGTGCATTATGTGAGGTATCTCCCCATAAGAACCCTGGATTTAGACATTAGAGGTGTACTTCGTTCTTGAGATGGCAATAACTGGTGAGGGCTGTCCGCAGTCAAATTGTACAGTTATACTTGTGACAGTAACTATGGAGTTGCACAGTGGTGAAGGTTTACGATTAACCACTCTAAAGTTATTTCCTTGCAATTTTCATCTTTTTATGTGTGAGCGCCAGTTTCCCTAACATTGAGGACGTTGGGCAAAGCATCAACCACAAAGAGCTCTCTTCAACCAGCATGAACTCAATGCAGCTTTCAAAAAACATTAATAGCACAACAAATACACACTCACAAACACACCAAAAAAATGGCCACAATAGAGTAGCTTCTTCAAAGAAAAAACAGCCTATGGATATAACTTCAGCTGGTTTTTCCCGTCCTTTATTGTATTGTATAGTCGTTGACACAAGCAAGAAAGGAATAACTTGTAGCAACAAATCAACACCACACACATATAGTCATATTCGCAAGTACATACCCTAACAGGTAACGTGTGATCAGCAAGACGAAGAGCACAAAGCTGAGAAGAATCATTGATTACAGAACGCCTCCAAGTTTTAGAGTTCTCTATGGTAAAGGTCACATCTGTTATACCTTGATTATCTCCATTCTATAACGCAAAAGTACAGATATTGCATTAGTGAAAATTATTGGGGCACAAAGATCACATAAAACAAGGACATCAAGTCTAAAGCAAATACAATGATCCAAGCTTTAGAAATAGAATATTTGTTTCAAGTAATTTTAAGCAGCTGTAAGTCTGTAACATCTACAGGAGCCACCATAAATGTTACTGGAGCCTCAACATTGGTCAATAGCAATGGGCTAGAAGCCACAGAAGTCTCAACTATAGGAGCCTACAGTAACAGCAACTTTGTAACCGAACCAGCATTTAATAGAAGAAAGCGAGACTAGAACAAAACAACCACCTTAATCAAAGAGCCAGGAGCAGCTCCAGAAGAGTCCATATGACTTGCAATTGAATGCACATGACGAACATTATTTGTGCTAGCAAGTACTTTGATTCCGTTATCAGCTGTTGACACAGCTAATAATGTACCCTCCTTGTTAAAACGAATACATGGAGAGGCCTGAACAAAAGTCACAAAAGATTCACTTGTTAAAAAACTGAAGGATCAAAACAAGGGATCAATCATCTGGAAATAATGTGTGGATATTGGTAGTACCGGCAAACCACCCTCAGCATCAATAGTTCTTAACAGATTAACATTGTCCATGTCCCATATTTTGATAACAGATTCATCTCCAGCTGCCAGAAACTTATTACGTGTTGTGTCAAACTGTATAGCATCAGTAGACGTATTGCCTAGGCCTATGTAGGACCGCTTTATATAACCAAGGATTTGATCCCACTCCACAATGAATGATTGTCGTTCTTTGTTAGTTCCACAAGAGAATAACCTGATTTGTCAAAATCAAACGACTGCCATTATTGAGAGGAAGAACCATGATCTCAAGAACATTGTAGTGACGATTTACAAATGAAGCAATGAAGCATCATTATGTACCTTGTTTTGTCAGAACTGAAATACATTCTCGTCGAGGAAAACCTAGGAGCATTATAATCAGCTCTAGGGTCCCTTTGATCATACACCCATGCTTTGATCTTCCCATCAACTGATGCGGAGAATAGGAACTGGTAAAAAGAAACAATAACAAACACAATGTTAGAATAAAGGGAAAAATGGGGTATAAATAGCGATCACATTCACAAAAGCAACAAAAGAAATGAAACAATTCAATAATGCAGGCACCGAATCGTGAATGCATCTATACCATCTAAGAGAAAAAATACAGATTTGACAATAACCTCCATGAATCTAGTTGACAATCACAATATATTCCACGAACTACAATTAATCAATTCCTTTCCTTTCTACGACAGCATGAATACTAGTACCAGAATCTACTGTCAGAAAAACACTGCAAAATACTATCACAAACAGATCATAAACATATATATAAGGGTTTGCTCTTATTGAATTGAGGGTTTGCTCTTATTGAATTGGGGTCTTATATAGATCAAGCGGGGGGGGGGGTCGGTTCCTTCAACACGGTCGGTCGCAGTGTGCGACACACTGACATCATGTGTTCCCAAGCATGATGATGGTAAGGGTTCCTTCAACATGCCTACTGTTTCTTATGCTTACAATGTGACAAGTAAGGGAAAGTTAAAAACAATAAACCATAAAAGCATTCAAATCAGGAAGCCAAAAGATACTGTTTTCTTATGCTACCTGGTAGTTATCTCGATGGTAGGGACACACAGAATGAACCGGCGCTTCATGACCTTCAAATGTTAAAAGCTTAGATCCACTAGTTGCACCCCAGACCTGCAAACCCTTGACATTGAGGACCTTTTTTTGACATACAAGCAAATCTGAACATCCAGTTTTACAAACCTTGATGGTCTTGTCATCTCCACAGGTTATAATACATAACTGTTTGTCCAAGATTGTGAAAGCCAAATCACTCACATTACCAGCATGGGCATCAATCTAGAACATTGTGAAAGAAATCTGAGCAACCCAGACATTTGAGAATGTTAACCTTTACGAAAAATCCAATAACTTTCTGCAACAAACCTCAAGGTGGTTTCGAAGCTCAGTTCCACCAAGGTACTTATAAATATGCACAATGTGTTTGGAGTAGGCAACACCTGGAAATTGATGAAATGAAAATTCATGATTCGCTTAGCGATTATCCAAGCTACTTCCTTTAGCATTACACATGAGTAATACTATCCAGCCTTAAGAAGTACTTCATATGAATCAACACATGATGTTGGAATCCATCATTCGATGATTGAAAATTCTACAAAATAATGACTGTGTCCAAGATCCATCAGCGTACCAAACAGCTCTCCATCTAAACTCCAGATAACACGGTTGACCGAAGCAGTGTTCCCACTCGTAAGAGAAATCTGGCACAGTACTAACTAAAATTAGCCATTGGTCCAGCTATAAACTAAAAGTGTTGCAGGCAATACATCCTTCTGTAAAAGGACTTCCAACCTCTAAGGGGAACGGACATTGTGAAAGGTTCCAAACTTCAAATTTCCTTTGCACAAGTAATTCCTTGCTGCCAACTTCCCAGATTGAAATATCACCTATGTTAGTCCCAACTGAAACGATAAAATAAAAAATCAATCAGACGCCACAAACAAGTTCATCCTCAAATAACCCATGGACAAAATTATGACTGAAAAGTCATACTCCGTACTCCGTAGTCTCTATACTGTAACCAAGAACTTACCAAGAAGTAAAGAATCCTGCAATGGATGAAATTCCATGCTCTTGATAGAGGAACCTTGACTTAAGTTGGCGACTACAGTCTTGGGTAACTCCTCAGAAATATATGAAGTCTGTGTTTGTCTTGCACCAGGATGCATCATAGGCAAGATATTGACGGGCATATTGTTCACCTAAGACAGGTAAAAATCAAACTCGACACGTAGAAATTGATGAATGATATTAACTATAAATAGAAAAAACCAATACCAGCAGCCTTCACCTGTTCACATGAACTACAAAGAATTACATTGTCGTAAGTTGGTAAATTACTCAAAATAGAAATGGAACAATCCTAAGAATGTGCTAAAAGTGAAAAATTGGCCAATTTCAAAAGAGTTGGTGGAGGTAATAGATACGAAGTACGGAGTAATACTTAAAAGGATATCCAACTATCCAAGGATGACAATGGAGACACCCATACACCTACACTATAAGGAGCGATGCTCCACATGAAAGACCTTACACTAGCTATACGAATATTATAATCCTTATTAGCTGAACTTGAGTGCTTAAATTACAAACAATCATGTTGTAACTTCATGTGTGGCTTATGTAGTATTCTAAAATTTAGAGGGAAAAAACAGTCTAAGAAGTTCAATACCTCATTTCCTTGCAGAAAATGTGTTGCTCGATTGTCAGTGATAGTTCTTGGGGGTTTTAGCGTAACTGCTGCCACATCATGAATAAGAGATGTTTATCAGATCCCAACATCACCATGCTATTCTCAACATTCAAGAATAAATGCATCTGTTTATTAAATGGCCTTTCTATATGAAGGGCGACCGGCAATGCCACAATGCTTCCTATATAATACCTTCTCTTCACATGGACACAAAACATCAAGTGTAAATACATGGAAACACCAGCACAACTTTTGTATGCTTGATGGGATATAATGGACTAGAGTTGTAGATGACATATACACTGCCATATGTTAGTTGAGTTAACCATGTTTACTCGGCAAATACTCTACGGCCATCATATTCGGTGGCTTAAGAGATGACATATTTGCCAACGATTTACTATGACTACATTGTCAAATTACTGCAGGATTACACAAAGTCACAAACACAAGTTATGCATACCTCTAGATGCAATTTTCATCTTGTGTCattgggtaatgttgttgttgttgtagaaaTGTAAGCAAATGACCAACACATTCTAAAATGGAATAAGTGAACACAGAATGGACGGAAAGTATAGTTCAACAGAACAAGCGAGATCATAACTGTAGAGAGAACATAGGCAGTAAAAAGTTACCTGCATTAGTAGGAGCACCAAAGCCTGTATAATGGCTAGGGCCTGCGGAAAAGAACTGGTGTGGTACAGGTGGTGGACGACGATACACAAAACCTCGTGGAGCAGGCTGGGAAGGCCGATAAGGCTGTAACACTATCAAGTTAGACTGAAATGCAAATTCATCCCTTAACACAAATATTACTACTAACCGCATGAGCCCACGGCATAAAGGCACTTGAGGGATTAATGACAAATGATGGTGCTCTGGATGCCCCAAATGAAGTCTTAGTGGCATAATCAGGCATTGGATTGTTGCGTTCTTGATGCTGACGCGCCTCTGAGTACAAGCTGAAATAAGATAAGAAAAATTTGAAGCTAAGATCCCACTAGCAATGAAGAGCATAAAAACAAAGAAATAAATTAATGTTTCTCATGTTTACCCCTCATTGTATAATCTTTTTAACGTTGACTTCTGGAACGATGGAAACTGGAGCTTGCCCTCGAAAACAGGATGTGTCTCGATCAACTCCTTGAGTTTCTTCAACACAATTGCTCTGGCAGACTTGAAATCTCCATATGTCAATAAATCCTTATTCTCTCTGAAAGTGTTGACATCAAATTACTATCATTGTTAAGTAATGACTTACACAACTAATGACTGTAACAAATATGTTAAGACATCTTGACCTAGAACAACATAAACCCCTTAGTATCAAAACTAACTTCATAGTTCATACCCATCCGTAACCTGGTCCTTACCTTGCATCATGGCTATCAAGCAGACATTAATCATCCAACTTGAATAAACCAGGTTTTGCAAATATGTACCCAAAAAAAATCAGCTATAAAGCTCACAAAATCTAGCTCCACATGGAGAAAGTCGTCGTACATAGGGAAATGGCTCTGTTTTTTATTTGGAAATGAGACCCTGTTATCTCCAAAATACAAGCCTAATTTCATATGTCACTCTTTACATTTTCCTATAATCACATAAAAACCGACCACGACAGTTCGAGGAATCAGCTCATAATATTCATTAAGTGATCAACAAAGAAAACCAGGATCAATACCTATATTTATCCGATGTCAGAAGCATTGTCTTATCCTCGAACAGTTTCTCATCATATTTAGAGAAAACCTTCAAATCCTTCACCAGAATATCAGTTGCCTTAGAATGCTCACCTCTGCTTACACCAATTCAAACAATTGCCGAATCCATTAATGAAAACCACTTATAACCAACTCAACCACGATATCTAAAACAGCAATGCAAGACAGTGATAAAAGCTGTGACACACCTGTCCAACGCTTCAAGATACTTCTGTTCTCGAATCACATAGAACATTTTCCTCGAGTGAACATTATCTTCCAGCTTAGTAAATCCAGACAAGTACGCCTCCACCTCCTCCCACTCTCCATTTGTCACCAAATCCTCAAAATACTTCATGTTGAAATAAAGTCCTGATTCTTTCTCCAACCTTTGGATATAACAAGTCAATGACAATAACAGCCTCACTCCGACCTTTTGAGATCATACAATAATAATCTATGAACGAACTTCAACTAAATTAACAATGTAGATTCTATCTTCCACAAATGGCACTATTCCAGCAATATTAACAAACTTCCACTAATAACATCAGATATATAAAAAGAACGACACATGCAAGAAAATTGACTATTATCAAACATATAATGAACTTCAACATATTAACACCTGAATTACCGAAATGACAACAGCGAAGTTAACAATTGAGATTACATCTTCCAGAAATAGCATTATTATCTTCCAGAAATAGCATTATTCCAGGCATTTTCAGCAATATGAACGAACTTCCACTAGTAATACCAAACTAATAAAAATACTTTTGACAAATGCGACAATTTTTCCTTATCAAAAAATATATCGAACTTCAACAAATTCAACGCCTGAATTACCGAAATGACTATAGCGAAGTTAACAACGGCAATTTCTATCTTCAGAAATAGCATTAGTCCGGCAATAAAAAGAACTTCAACACAACAAAGAAAATCGACGATATGATTTCACACATTATCCAAAATATAACGAAGTTCAACAAATTAACGCCTGAATTACTAAAATGACTTCAACACAGAACaaacgaaaaatcaaaaaaaatgtaGATAAAGCTTACTTATGAAGTGTCTCTTCGCATTTCGCCTCATCTAAGCACTGAAGTATCCAAAGAACAAGCTCTTTAGTACTCGACGAATCCAACGGCGACTGCGACTGCGACGTCGACGCCATTTTCTCTTCTCGTCCTTTAAAGTATACTATCAGCAACAAATATCGTCAAATTAGGGTTAACGATCACAAATAGAACTTTTCGCAATGTTGTTTATCATTAACCTCTTTAAATCAATTGATCATAACAACGATAAAACTCAAATTTCGTCCAATTAGGGTTTACGTTCACAAATTCGACATCTCGCAACGTCAATTACCACAATTATACTCCGTAAACCATAAAagtaaaatcaatcaaaattctGAAACAAAGAATACAGAGTGAAGAAGTGAGAATTTTAGCGAAGCGAATATTCTAGAGAAATTGCATGCGTATACCTAGATTCGCAGAGTAGTGAGTTCAAGAAGTTCAACAACTTCGTATATTTTTCTTGAATTAATTTTGGCGGCAATTTTTCTGTTCTGTAGAGAGAGAAAGGGATGATACAGACTGAAGTTGAGTGAGAGAGAATCGGGGAAAGAAATGACGGTCTGGCGGATTACCGCTTAATATAGTTATTGGAAATGAATAATTTTTC from Silene latifolia isolate original U9 population chromosome 3, ASM4854445v1, whole genome shotgun sequence harbors:
- the LOC141648093 gene encoding topless-related protein 4-like isoform X5; protein product: MASTSQSQSPLDSSSTKELVLWILQCLDEAKCEETLHKLEKESGLYFNMKYFEDLVTNGEWEEVEAYLSGFTKLEDNVHSRKMFYVIREQKYLEALDRGEHSKATDILVKDLKVFSKYDEKLFEDKTMLLTSDKYRENKDLLTYGDFKSARAIVLKKLKELIETHPVFEGKLQFPSFQKSTLKRLYNEGLYSEARQHQERNNPMPDYATKTSFGASRAPSFVINPSSAFMPWAHAPYRPSQPAPRGFVYRRPPPVPHQFFSAGPSHYTGFGAPTNAAVTLKPPRTITDNRATHFLQGNEVNNMPVNILPMMHPGARQTQTSYISEELPKTVVANLSQGSSIKSMEFHPLQDSLLLVGTNIGDISIWEVGSKELLVQRKFEVWNLSQCPFPLEISLTSGNTASVNRVIWSLDGELFGVAYSKHIVHIYKYLGGTELRNHLEIDAHAGNVSDLAFTILDKQLCIITCGDDKTIKVWGATSGSKLLTFEGHEAPVHSVCPYHRDNYQFLFSASVDGKIKAWVYDQRDPRADYNAPRFSSTRMYFSSDKTRLFSCGTNKERQSFIVEWDQILGYIKRSYIGLGNTSTDAIQFDTTRNKFLAAGDESVIKIWDMDNVNLLRTIDAEGGLPASPCIRFNKEGTLLAVSTADNGIKVLASTNNVRHVHSIASHMDSSGAAPGSLIKNGDNQGITDVTFTIENSKTWRRSVINDSSQLCALRLADHTLPVRITRLMYLTSGDALLALTNNANHKLWKWQSNDCNATRKATSDVAPQLMMLPNGVLMTNDTERLNPEDFASCFVLSKNNGYLMSTSGGEISIISMRTFKTLATFMPPPPTATSLAYHPRDINIFAIGMDDSTIQIYNVRLKKVTSELKGHEKRVTGLAFSNVLNVLVSSSANLQICIWSIDVWEKKATLFLKMPIGRTLNFNAPTRVQFLPDQVHLLAVHETQVAISIVPTPGMKK